Proteins encoded by one window of Mustelus asterias chromosome 9, sMusAst1.hap1.1, whole genome shotgun sequence:
- the rep15 gene encoding rab15 effector protein, with translation MTANKIKDLLKMVEKYNNFIQQFNQCVIFASQRAKEYIEFKDPESKLKVNNSTVTDIFLMTYINRSIQCKLTESISCTKMTEEQTILLGTDWVWAVQDASSKNPKVQIAVQVIHMENKENQLMEKRFQPTESVKLARQESINKTHPEKISDFCSSIGKDCYGLFLFFGRKEDPKSICGVLSNDFHTHLGYGQGVDNAFLLDCIEKAKAFVTPGRMLELILQKEGVPENLKPVCVKFTQ, from the coding sequence ATGACAGCTAACAAGATAAAGGATCTCCTGAAAATGGTGGAAAAATATaataattttattcaacaattcaaCCAGTGCGTCATCTTTGCTTCCCAAAGAGCTAAAGAATATATTGAATTTAAGGATCCCGAATCCAAACTGAAGGTAAATAATTCAACAGTGACAGATATTTTCCTGATGACCTACATCAACCGAAGCATTCAGTGTAAGCTGACTGAATCAATCAGTTGCACAAAGATGACTGAAGAACAAACCATCCTGCTGGGGACAGATTGGGTTTGGGCAGTGCAGGATGCGTCTTCCAAAAACCCCAAGGTGCAGATCGCAGTGCAGGTCATTCACATGGAGAATAAAGAGAACCAGTTGATGGAGAAGAGgtttcagcccaccgagtccgtAAAACTGGCGAGGCAAGAGTCAATCAACAAAACCCACCCCGAGAAAATCAGCGACTTCTGCTCATCCATTGGAAAAGACTGTTACGGGCTGTTTCTCTTCTTTGGGCGCAAGGAGGACCCGAAGTCCATCTGCGGAGTGCTGAGCAATGACTTCCACACGCACTTGGGATATGGCCAAGGGGTTGACAATGCTTTCCTGCTGGATTGTATTGAGAAGGCCAAGGCCTTTGTCACACCAGGAAGAATGTTGGAACTGATCCTTCAGAAAGAAGGAGTGCCAGAGAATTTAAAGCCAGTCTGTGTCAAGTTTACTCAATAG